The Methylomicrobium agile genome has a segment encoding these proteins:
- the putA gene encoding bifunctional proline dehydrogenase/L-glutamate gamma-semialdehyde dehydrogenase PutA, producing the protein MNADPLPTLRAAIDEAYLADEERLAASLAESLKNYDPSVSARLAGELVAAVRTERSGRPSLVNTLLHEYQLNTQEGIVLMEIAEALLRIPDSATQDTFLRDKLSSVDWGRHRATHDTLLVKLLNGALSITGRIESPEDGGDWLGKLSAPLIRTAVKQGMQFLADQFVFDETIEGAVEKLAAEPGARYSFDMLGEAALTAADAERYFESYRQAIEQLAEIAAFNDPLVNSGISVKLSALCPRYEPLQEQRAVGELNRKLLDLSRLARAANIGLTVDAEESERLDMSLDIFAWVFAQPGLEGWEGFGLAVQAYQKRALPVIRWLAALAGRQRRRIPLRLVKGAYWDGEIKRAQELGLEGYPVFTRKSATDVSYLACAEAMLARPEAFYPQFATHNAQTAAAILTMAKPDADFEFQRLHGMGEAFYAELAKHYPRPCRIYAPVGNFDDLLPYLVRRLLENGANTSFLNRVENPAIGLEQIVEDPLVKLREATLRIARPAGLFGPERLNSAGINLSDSRIAEQLQVEFDALAERVWEAHPLIDGRPGHGSKQPVFNPCDRRLQIGEVTYAGPETIGKAGASALQAFPEWRQVPVAERIAYLNRAAGLLEAHRLELVSLCVREGGRSIRDALDEVREAVDFCRYYAAEADQLFGKPARMPGPTGEENYLSQTGRGAVVCISPWNFPIAIFLGQIAGALAAGNTVIAKPAAQTSLTAMRCIRLMHQAGIPAEVLQFLPAEGGLIGSHLLTVPGLGGVVFTGSTATARSINRTLAQHQPAIVPLIAETGGQNAMIADSSAHIEQLVMDALLSAFNSAGQRCSALRVLYMQEEIADRVIGLLTGAMQELNVGDPGLLATDIGPVINAQAANQLASHVEKMRRQANVLYQTPLSPELKHGSFFPPTLIEIDHIGRLEQEVFGPVLHLVRYRANKLAEVIEQINGTGYGLTLGIQSRIQSHIRFIVERARVGNIYINRNMIGAVVGVQPFGGMGLSGTGPKAGGPDYLRRLASEQTVTINSAAIGGNAALLSEALF; encoded by the coding sequence ATGAACGCCGATCCTTTACCTACCCTGCGCGCCGCCATTGACGAAGCTTATCTGGCCGATGAAGAGCGGCTAGCGGCGTCGCTTGCCGAAAGTTTAAAAAACTATGATCCATCCGTCTCCGCCCGATTGGCGGGCGAGCTCGTCGCCGCGGTCCGAACCGAAAGAAGCGGCCGCCCATCCCTGGTCAATACGCTGCTGCATGAATATCAATTGAACACTCAAGAGGGCATCGTGCTAATGGAGATTGCCGAAGCCTTGCTGCGTATCCCCGATTCCGCCACCCAGGACACCTTCCTGCGGGACAAATTAAGCTCGGTGGATTGGGGCCGGCACCGGGCAACGCACGATACGCTGCTGGTCAAATTGCTGAATGGCGCCCTGTCGATAACCGGAAGGATCGAAAGTCCGGAGGACGGCGGCGACTGGCTGGGAAAACTGAGCGCGCCGTTGATCCGCACTGCGGTCAAACAAGGGATGCAGTTTCTCGCAGACCAGTTCGTGTTCGATGAAACGATCGAAGGTGCCGTGGAAAAGTTGGCTGCAGAGCCCGGTGCGCGCTATTCGTTCGACATGCTTGGGGAGGCGGCATTGACGGCGGCGGATGCCGAGCGCTACTTTGAGTCCTACCGGCAGGCGATCGAACAGCTGGCCGAAATTGCAGCGTTTAACGATCCTCTCGTAAATTCCGGCATATCGGTCAAATTGTCGGCGCTCTGCCCCCGCTACGAACCCCTACAAGAACAACGTGCGGTCGGCGAACTGAACCGCAAGCTGCTCGATTTGAGCCGGCTGGCGCGCGCCGCGAATATCGGCCTGACCGTCGATGCGGAAGAATCGGAACGGCTGGACATGTCGCTGGATATTTTCGCGTGGGTATTCGCCCAACCCGGCCTTGAAGGATGGGAGGGCTTCGGGCTGGCCGTGCAGGCGTATCAAAAACGCGCGCTGCCCGTGATTCGCTGGCTGGCCGCGCTGGCAGGCAGGCAGCGGCGCCGGATTCCGCTCAGACTGGTCAAGGGCGCCTACTGGGACGGCGAAATCAAACGCGCGCAGGAACTCGGCCTTGAAGGCTATCCGGTGTTTACCCGCAAAAGCGCGACCGATGTCTCTTACCTGGCCTGCGCGGAAGCGATGCTCGCTCGTCCCGAAGCGTTTTACCCGCAATTCGCCACCCATAACGCCCAGACCGCCGCCGCGATTCTGACGATGGCGAAACCGGATGCGGATTTCGAATTTCAGCGGCTGCATGGGATGGGCGAAGCGTTTTATGCGGAACTGGCGAAACATTATCCACGACCCTGCAGGATTTACGCGCCGGTCGGCAATTTCGACGATCTGCTGCCGTATCTGGTCCGGCGCCTGCTCGAAAACGGGGCCAACACCTCGTTCCTGAACCGGGTCGAAAACCCCGCCATCGGCCTGGAACAGATCGTCGAGGATCCGCTCGTTAAATTGCGGGAGGCGACCCTACGGATAGCTCGGCCGGCCGGCCTTTTCGGACCGGAACGCCTGAATTCGGCCGGAATCAATCTCAGCGATTCCCGGATCGCCGAGCAGCTTCAAGTCGAGTTCGATGCGCTGGCCGAACGAGTATGGGAAGCGCATCCGCTGATCGACGGCAGGCCCGGCCATGGCTCCAAACAGCCGGTATTCAATCCCTGCGATCGACGCCTGCAAATCGGCGAAGTAACTTACGCAGGCCCGGAAACAATCGGCAAGGCCGGCGCCTCCGCCTTGCAGGCTTTTCCAGAATGGCGGCAGGTTCCGGTCGCCGAACGGATCGCCTATCTGAACCGAGCGGCCGGGCTATTGGAAGCGCACCGGCTCGAACTGGTTTCGCTGTGCGTCCGAGAAGGCGGCCGCTCGATCCGGGACGCGCTGGACGAAGTGCGCGAAGCGGTCGATTTCTGCCGCTATTATGCGGCCGAGGCCGATCAACTGTTCGGAAAGCCGGCGCGGATGCCGGGCCCCACCGGCGAAGAAAATTACCTGTCGCAAACCGGGCGCGGCGCGGTGGTCTGCATCAGTCCGTGGAATTTCCCGATCGCGATTTTTCTCGGCCAGATCGCCGGGGCGCTGGCCGCCGGCAATACGGTGATCGCCAAGCCCGCCGCGCAGACTTCCTTGACCGCGATGCGCTGCATCCGGCTTATGCATCAGGCCGGCATCCCGGCCGAAGTCCTGCAATTCCTGCCGGCCGAGGGCGGCCTGATCGGCAGCCATTTATTGACCGTTCCGGGCCTCGGCGGCGTCGTCTTTACCGGCTCCACCGCCACCGCACGCTCGATCAACCGGACGCTTGCACAGCATCAGCCTGCGATCGTGCCGCTGATCGCCGAAACCGGCGGCCAAAACGCGATGATAGCGGACAGTTCGGCCCATATAGAGCAACTGGTGATGGACGCGCTCCTGTCAGCCTTCAACAGCGCGGGGCAGCGGTGTTCCGCGCTGCGGGTCCTGTATATGCAGGAAGAAATCGCGGATCGGGTGATCGGGCTTTTGACCGGCGCGATGCAAGAGTTGAACGTCGGCGATCCGGGGCTTCTGGCGACCGACATCGGGCCGGTGATCAATGCCCAGGCCGCAAATCAACTGGCAAGTCATGTCGAAAAGATGCGGCGCCAGGCGAACGTTCTGTATCAGACGCCCTTATCCCCCGAATTGAAACATGGCAGCTTCTTTCCGCCGACGCTGATCGAAATCGACCATATCGGCCGGCTCGAACAGGAAGTGTTCGGCCCTGTCCTCCATTTGGTACGCTATCGCGCGAACAAATTAGCCGAAGTCATCGAGCAAATCAACGGAACCGGCTACGGCCTGACCCTGGGCATCCAAAGCCGGATCCAGAGCCATATCCGGTTCATCGTCGAAAGGGCGCGGGTCGGCAATATCTATATCAATCGAAACATGATCGGCGCGGTGGTCGGTGTACAGCCGTTCGGCGGGATGGGATTGTCCGGAACCGGCCCGAAAGCCGGCGGCCCGGATTATCTGCGCCGACTGGCTTCCGAACAGACGGTCACGATCAACAGCGCGGCGATCGGGGGCAACGCGGCGCTGTTGTCCGAAGCCTTGTTTTAG